In the Alteromonas sp. M12 genome, one interval contains:
- the rsxB gene encoding electron transport complex subunit RsxB: protein MTLVIALIVIGIMALIFGAILGYAAIRFRVESDPLVEQIDALLPQTQCGQCGFPGCRPYAESIANGDDINKCPPGGDATIKQLAELMGVEAKPLDAAHGQEDVKKVAFIREDECIGCTKCIQACPVDAIIGAAKQMHTVIQDECTGCDLCVEPCPVDCIDMIPVEQNTSSWRWQLDAIPVKQVN, encoded by the coding sequence ATGACGTTAGTGATCGCACTTATTGTAATAGGAATCATGGCGCTTATTTTCGGCGCGATACTCGGTTATGCCGCGATTCGATTTCGCGTTGAAAGTGATCCCCTAGTCGAACAAATAGATGCACTTTTACCTCAAACCCAATGTGGCCAATGTGGCTTTCCAGGTTGTCGTCCTTATGCAGAATCCATTGCTAACGGTGATGACATTAACAAATGCCCTCCTGGTGGAGACGCCACCATCAAACAATTGGCCGAGTTAATGGGGGTTGAAGCGAAACCTTTAGATGCCGCCCACGGACAAGAAGACGTCAAAAAAGTCGCTTTTATTCGCGAAGATGAATGTATTGGCTGTACTAAATGTATTCAAGCTTGCCCAGTGGACGCGATTATTGGTGCAGCCAAACAAATGCATACTGTTATTCAAGATGAATGTACCGGATGTGATTTGTGTGTCGAGCCTTGTCCAGTTGATTGTATCGACATGATTCCGGTTGAACAGAATACTTCTTCATGGCGATGGCAACTCGATGCTATTCCAGTAAAACAAGTCAATTGA
- the rsxA gene encoding electron transport complex subunit RsxA, whose amino-acid sequence MSEFLVLLVGTVLVNNFVLVQFLGLCPFMGVSNRLETAIGMSMATTFVLTLASLTSYLVEHYVLQPLGMGYLRTLSFILVIAVVVQFTEMVVHKTSPTLYRLLGIFLPLITTNCAVLGVALLNVNQDHNFVESVIYGFGAALGFSLVLILFSAMRERLAAANVPSPFKGASIAMITAGLMSMAFMGFTGLVKF is encoded by the coding sequence ATGAGTGAATTTTTAGTTTTATTAGTAGGTACAGTACTGGTAAATAACTTCGTATTGGTCCAATTTCTGGGTCTATGCCCGTTTATGGGTGTGTCTAACCGGTTAGAAACTGCGATTGGCATGTCAATGGCAACGACTTTCGTACTTACCCTCGCCTCTTTAACCAGCTACTTAGTCGAACATTATGTTCTTCAGCCACTAGGTATGGGTTATCTGCGCACCTTGAGTTTTATACTCGTTATAGCAGTAGTTGTGCAATTTACTGAAATGGTGGTGCATAAAACAAGTCCAACCTTATATCGTTTACTTGGTATTTTTTTACCGCTTATCACCACCAATTGTGCGGTTTTAGGTGTTGCCTTACTTAATGTTAATCAAGATCATAATTTTGTAGAGTCGGTTATTTATGGTTTTGGCGCCGCGCTTGGTTTCTCCTTAGTGTTAATACTTTTTTCTGCTATGCGTGAGCGATTAGCTGCTGCAAATGTGCCCTCTCCTTTTAAAGGAGCTTCCATAGCAATGATTACCGCGGGCTTAATGTCGATGGCATTTATGGGCTTTACTGGTTTGGTGAAGTTTTAA
- a CDS encoding MATE family efflux transporter has translation MNESKATNRNNDLLNGPIFETLRRMTLPMILAMIMLMTFGLADTFFVSMLGTEELAAISFTFPVTFTIISLNIGLGIGTSAIIGRSLGSGETHLAKEFATGALMLSFILVGALAFIGYLTIDPIFRLMGATDDLLPYINDYMVVWYAAAIFLAVPMVGNSVLRAAGDTKTPSIIMTCGGIINVILDPIFIFGWGPVPAMGIQGAALATAIAWGIGLLYILYLLAVKRKLMLPRLLTLKELKLTSGGVLRIGLPAAGANMLTPIAGGIITAIAAGYGPGAVAAWGVGSRLESIASILVLALSMSLPPFISQNFGANKVTRVASSYVLSLKFVLIIQLVVYLLLCLVAPFVASLFAEEQQVADLIVLFLYIVPLGYGLQGVVILTNSSFNAMHQPISALILSVIRLFLFFVPLAYLGSELLDIKGMFFGIILANICTAIVAYVWFTKSIDTRHQPA, from the coding sequence GTGAATGAGTCCAAAGCAACAAACCGAAACAATGATTTGCTGAATGGTCCCATTTTCGAAACATTAAGACGGATGACGTTGCCAATGATTTTGGCGATGATTATGTTGATGACGTTTGGATTAGCCGACACGTTTTTTGTGAGTATGTTGGGTACTGAAGAACTGGCAGCAATCAGCTTCACATTTCCTGTCACATTTACCATTATTAGCTTAAACATAGGTCTTGGCATCGGCACCTCAGCGATTATTGGTCGTTCCTTGGGGTCAGGTGAAACTCACTTAGCCAAGGAATTTGCCACTGGCGCTTTAATGCTCTCTTTTATTTTAGTCGGTGCGTTGGCTTTTATCGGTTATTTAACTATTGACCCTATTTTTCGTTTGATGGGGGCAACAGATGACTTATTGCCTTACATAAATGACTATATGGTGGTGTGGTATGCAGCGGCCATATTTTTAGCTGTTCCCATGGTGGGAAATAGTGTTTTAAGAGCCGCTGGAGATACTAAAACCCCCAGTATTATTATGACCTGTGGTGGCATAATTAACGTTATTTTAGATCCCATCTTTATTTTTGGTTGGGGACCCGTTCCAGCGATGGGAATTCAAGGTGCGGCGCTAGCTACCGCTATTGCTTGGGGAATAGGGCTGCTCTATATATTGTATTTACTTGCCGTAAAACGGAAATTAATGCTTCCTCGGTTATTGACCTTAAAAGAGCTAAAGCTGACCAGTGGTGGGGTTTTACGAATAGGTTTACCTGCGGCTGGAGCCAATATGCTAACTCCAATTGCTGGCGGCATAATCACTGCAATTGCTGCTGGTTATGGTCCTGGAGCCGTAGCGGCTTGGGGCGTGGGAAGTCGCTTAGAATCGATTGCCAGTATCTTGGTGTTAGCACTATCAATGTCGTTACCTCCGTTTATCAGTCAAAATTTTGGGGCTAACAAAGTTACTCGAGTTGCTTCTAGTTACGTACTTTCGCTTAAGTTTGTACTCATTATTCAGCTAGTTGTTTACCTTCTTCTGTGTTTAGTCGCACCATTTGTTGCCTCTTTGTTTGCCGAAGAACAGCAGGTTGCAGACTTAATTGTTTTATTTTTGTATATAGTGCCCCTTGGTTATGGATTGCAGGGCGTTGTTATTCTCACAAATTCTTCCTTTAATGCCATGCATCAACCGATATCAGCATTGATCTTAAGCGTCATTAGGTTATTTTTGTTTTTTGTACCATTGGCTTATTTAGGAAGCGAGTTGTTAGATATTAAAGGCATGTTTTTTGGCATTATATTAGCTAATATTTGTACCGCAATTGTGGCTTACGTTTGGTTTACTAAGAGCATCGATACGCGACACCAACCTGCCTAA
- the uvrB gene encoding excinuclease ABC subunit UvrB, with amino-acid sequence MSRPFELSSHYQPAGDQPQAIEKLVDGLESGLANQTLLGVTGSGKTFTMANIVSQVQRPTLILAHNKTLAAQLYGEMKEFFPNNAVEYFVSYYDYYQPEAYVPSTDTFIEKDSSINDHIEQMRLSATKSLMERRDVIIVSSVSAIYGLGDPESYMKMLLHLRQGDLMDQRAILRRLAELQYARNDVSFERGTFRVRGDVIDIFPADSEKQGIRVELFDEEIDAIRLFDPLTGSVEQTVTRATVFPKTHYVTPREKILEAIGHIKVELKDRREQLKSVHKLVEEQRIVQRTQFDMEMMQELGYCSGIENYSRYLSGRAPGEPPPTLLDYFPADGLLFVDESHVTVSQIGAMYKGDRSRKETLVEFGFRLPSALDNRPLKFEEFEQISPQTIYVSATPGKYEIEKSGDDIVEQVVRPTGLLDPEVEVRPVASQVDDVMSEINLRVVKNERVLVTTLTKRMAEDLTDYLDEHGIRVRYLHSDIDTVERIEIIRDLRLGKFDVLVGINLLREGLDMPEVSLVAILDADKEGFLRSDRSLIQSMGRAARNVNGKAILYADRITGSMQRAMEETERRREKQHQHNLDNGIVPTQLNKPITDIMDIGEGNSVDVGGKVKLRKIAEANKTYKAMTATELMAKIAELEKQMFTAARELEFEKAASLRDEVELLREQSVKLS; translated from the coding sequence TTGAGTCGACCATTTGAATTATCCTCACATTATCAACCCGCGGGTGATCAGCCCCAAGCGATCGAAAAACTTGTCGATGGCTTGGAAAGCGGGTTAGCAAATCAAACATTGTTGGGGGTAACTGGTTCTGGTAAAACCTTTACAATGGCGAATATTGTCTCGCAAGTACAAAGACCGACGTTAATTCTTGCTCACAATAAAACCCTCGCAGCGCAATTATACGGAGAAATGAAAGAGTTTTTTCCTAACAACGCTGTTGAGTATTTTGTTTCTTACTACGATTATTATCAGCCCGAAGCTTACGTTCCGAGTACTGATACCTTCATTGAAAAAGACTCTTCCATAAATGACCATATTGAACAAATGCGCTTGTCAGCCACCAAGTCTTTGATGGAGCGTCGCGACGTTATTATTGTGTCGAGTGTTTCAGCTATTTATGGACTAGGTGATCCTGAGTCTTATATGAAAATGTTGTTACATTTGCGTCAAGGGGATTTAATGGATCAACGGGCTATTCTTCGTCGCTTAGCGGAGTTGCAATATGCTCGCAACGATGTCTCTTTTGAGCGTGGTACTTTTCGTGTGCGCGGTGATGTAATTGATATTTTTCCGGCTGATTCGGAGAAGCAAGGAATCAGAGTCGAGTTGTTTGATGAAGAAATCGATGCCATTCGATTATTTGATCCATTGACTGGCAGCGTTGAACAAACTGTTACTCGCGCCACTGTCTTTCCGAAAACGCACTATGTTACTCCACGGGAAAAGATCTTAGAGGCAATAGGGCATATTAAAGTAGAGCTCAAAGATCGCAGAGAACAACTGAAATCAGTACATAAATTAGTTGAAGAGCAACGCATAGTGCAGCGTACTCAATTTGATATGGAAATGATGCAAGAGTTAGGGTACTGCTCTGGTATTGAAAATTATTCTCGGTATTTATCAGGCAGAGCGCCTGGTGAGCCACCGCCAACATTATTAGATTATTTTCCAGCCGACGGTTTGTTGTTTGTGGATGAGTCGCATGTGACTGTTTCGCAAATTGGTGCCATGTACAAAGGCGACCGTTCTCGTAAAGAAACCCTCGTTGAATTCGGTTTTAGGTTGCCTTCAGCATTAGATAACCGACCATTAAAGTTTGAAGAATTTGAACAAATTTCTCCACAAACTATTTATGTTTCAGCCACGCCCGGTAAGTATGAAATTGAAAAGTCCGGTGACGATATCGTTGAGCAAGTTGTTAGACCAACAGGTTTGTTAGATCCTGAAGTAGAAGTGAGACCCGTTGCTAGCCAGGTTGACGACGTAATGTCGGAAATAAACTTGCGTGTGGTGAAAAACGAAAGAGTGTTAGTAACCACGCTAACCAAACGCATGGCGGAAGACCTCACGGATTATCTGGATGAACATGGCATTCGAGTAAGATATCTGCATTCAGACATAGATACGGTTGAGCGTATTGAAATTATCCGCGATTTACGATTGGGTAAATTCGATGTTCTAGTGGGGATTAACCTGCTTCGAGAAGGTTTGGATATGCCAGAAGTTTCATTAGTCGCCATTTTAGATGCTGATAAGGAAGGCTTTTTGCGCTCTGATCGCTCACTGATTCAGTCTATGGGGCGGGCTGCTCGAAACGTGAATGGCAAAGCAATACTCTATGCCGACCGAATCACTGGTTCAATGCAACGAGCAATGGAAGAAACCGAGCGCCGACGGGAGAAGCAACATCAACATAACCTTGATAATGGTATCGTGCCCACGCAATTAAACAAACCTATTACCGATATTATGGATATAGGAGAGGGTAATTCGGTGGATGTTGGTGGCAAAGTTAAATTGCGTAAAATTGCTGAAGCGAATAAAACATACAAAGCAATGACAGCCACAGAGTTGATGGCGAAAATTGCTGAATTAGAAAAGCAAATGTTCACTGCAGCCAGAGAGTTGGAATTTGAAAAAGCGGCGAGTTTACGAGATGAAGTGGAACTTCTTCGTGAGCAAAGTGTAAAACTATCTTAG
- a CDS encoding LysR family transcriptional regulator, which yields MLNRLQESDIKLLRVFYAVASCNGFTAAEPVLRMQRPNISAAIKKLEERLDLVLCHRGRGGFQMTKEGEVVFQETKRIFNAFDNFVFNLKSLHDDYSGHITLVLMAGLPLSMQLAVSKAVKSTMKKFDDIHVNIQTRLYNEVEHVALSGECHLVISTYDMVKPESVTFHTVDHICHGRLYCAPSHPLAKYKEDLPETVKIEDYPAIGISGLSSANYIQDERRLAIQTFSDSFDGCMSAIMTGEYVGLLPDYMTKEQGAGLGLVPVGGGNMFKFEHELFVMNGKNTRLNPVLRHCIKELSHFIKESQK from the coding sequence ATGTTAAACCGCTTACAAGAATCAGACATAAAATTGTTACGTGTTTTCTATGCTGTCGCCTCATGCAACGGCTTCACCGCTGCTGAACCTGTGCTTAGAATGCAACGTCCGAATATCAGTGCTGCAATTAAAAAGCTCGAAGAAAGATTAGATCTAGTGCTTTGTCATCGAGGCCGTGGCGGTTTCCAAATGACCAAAGAGGGTGAAGTAGTTTTTCAGGAAACTAAACGAATCTTTAATGCTTTTGATAATTTTGTGTTTAACTTGAAGAGTTTACATGATGATTATTCTGGCCATATCACACTAGTATTGATGGCTGGATTACCTCTTTCTATGCAGTTAGCTGTTAGTAAAGCAGTTAAAAGCACAATGAAGAAGTTTGATGATATTCACGTCAATATACAAACCCGACTTTACAATGAAGTTGAGCATGTGGCCTTATCCGGCGAGTGTCATTTAGTTATCTCAACTTATGACATGGTAAAACCAGAATCGGTAACCTTCCATACTGTTGATCATATTTGTCATGGAAGATTATATTGCGCCCCTTCACATCCGTTGGCTAAGTATAAAGAAGATTTACCTGAGACCGTGAAGATAGAAGATTATCCGGCAATTGGGATTTCAGGGTTGTCCTCAGCTAATTATATTCAAGATGAAAGACGTTTAGCTATTCAAACGTTTTCTGACTCTTTCGATGGCTGCATGTCGGCTATCATGACTGGTGAGTATGTAGGTTTGTTGCCTGATTATATGACCAAAGAACAAGGCGCTGGCTTGGGTTTAGTCCCTGTTGGTGGTGGTAATATGTTCAAATTTGAACATGAGTTATTTGTTATGAACGGCAAAAATACACGCTTAAACCCAGTATTGCGTCACTGCATTAAAGAGCTCAGTCACTTTATCAAAGAAAGTCAGAAGTAA
- a CDS encoding M28 family metallopeptidase, translating into MQSRRFIFPVVFSILALAGCEQLPDSNSPQSNFQQVYDSISEQELKQHVKTISSDEFEGRAPTSAGETKTLEYLVNNFKTLGFQPGNGNSYLQAVELMEITADPNMQLRMGQNTFEYQKNMVASSKRETAQVNLNDSEIVFVGYGVNAPEYNWNDYEGLDVKGKTVVILVNDPGFENPESGKFQGKTMTYYGRWTYKYEEASRQGAEAAIIVHETAPASYGWSVVSNSWSGPQYSLVSKNGNSDRVAVEGWISLEAANKVFAEAGLDFSHEKAQAMQGPYSKALGTTASITINSKLKKSVSNNVIATLPGSVAPDEHIIYTAHWDHLGMDTSLKGDQIYNGAHDNATGVAASLTMAKAFSELSIRPARSITFLIVTAEEQGLLGSKYYSEHPIIPLDKTVANLNMDALNVLGRTKNVSVVGMGKSDLENYLQSAVTKQGRYLTQEDRPEAGSYYRSDHFSFAKQGVPALYAKGGNEPINEATAKYRKRASVVVKGCYHQVCDQFRENWDFGGIQEDTQMLFDVGYSIANSNDWPQWSKTSEFQR; encoded by the coding sequence ATGCAATCACGACGTTTTATTTTTCCCGTTGTTTTTTCGATTTTGGCTTTGGCCGGATGTGAACAACTCCCAGACAGCAATAGTCCGCAAAGTAACTTCCAGCAGGTGTATGACAGCATCAGTGAACAGGAGTTGAAACAGCACGTCAAAACTATATCGTCTGACGAATTTGAAGGTAGAGCACCAACCTCAGCAGGGGAAACGAAAACCCTTGAGTATTTAGTGAATAATTTCAAAACGCTAGGATTTCAACCTGGCAATGGTAATAGTTATCTTCAAGCAGTGGAATTAATGGAAATTACTGCTGATCCAAACATGCAACTACGCATGGGACAAAATACATTTGAATACCAAAAAAATATGGTTGCATCTTCGAAACGTGAAACTGCCCAAGTTAATCTGAATGACTCCGAAATTGTATTCGTTGGTTACGGTGTAAATGCACCAGAATACAATTGGAATGACTATGAAGGCCTAGATGTAAAAGGCAAAACCGTGGTCATTTTAGTTAATGATCCTGGGTTCGAAAATCCCGAAAGTGGTAAGTTTCAAGGTAAAACTATGACTTACTATGGTCGCTGGACATACAAATATGAAGAAGCCAGCCGTCAAGGCGCTGAAGCAGCCATTATAGTCCATGAAACAGCGCCAGCCTCATACGGTTGGTCAGTTGTATCCAACAGCTGGAGTGGCCCGCAATACAGTTTAGTTTCCAAAAATGGTAACTCAGACAGAGTCGCGGTAGAAGGTTGGATTAGTCTTGAAGCCGCCAACAAAGTGTTTGCCGAAGCAGGCCTTGATTTCAGCCATGAAAAAGCGCAAGCAATGCAAGGCCCCTACTCCAAAGCATTAGGCACAACAGCTTCAATTACAATAAACAGTAAGCTGAAAAAGTCAGTGAGCAATAATGTTATCGCAACATTACCTGGCAGCGTCGCTCCTGACGAACACATAATTTACACCGCGCACTGGGATCATTTAGGCATGGACACCAGTTTAAAAGGGGACCAAATCTATAATGGTGCTCACGATAATGCGACAGGGGTAGCCGCCAGTTTAACTATGGCAAAAGCATTTTCAGAGCTTTCTATTCGTCCAGCACGTTCAATTACCTTTTTAATTGTAACAGCTGAAGAGCAAGGTTTGCTTGGCTCTAAATACTATTCCGAACACCCAATTATTCCGTTAGATAAAACCGTAGCAAATCTAAACATGGATGCCCTCAACGTTTTAGGCAGAACAAAAAATGTTTCAGTTGTGGGAATGGGGAAATCTGATTTAGAGAACTATCTTCAGTCAGCCGTCACTAAGCAAGGCCGTTATCTGACACAAGAAGATAGACCGGAAGCTGGATCATATTATCGTTCCGATCATTTCAGTTTCGCAAAACAAGGGGTCCCTGCCCTTTATGCTAAAGGTGGCAACGAACCAATAAACGAAGCGACCGCTAAATATCGTAAACGCGCCAGTGTAGTAGTAAAAGGTTGTTACCATCAGGTATGTGATCAATTCAGAGAAAACTGGGACTTTGGCGGCATTCAAGAAGATACGCAAATGTTATTCGATGTGGGCTACAGCATTGCCAACTCAAATGATTGGCCACAATGGAGTAAAACCAGCGAATTTCAGCGTTAA
- a CDS encoding DUF3025 domain-containing protein — MTTLNPTSPSECQELWTGIAKRPPFTELEQRYSLTKFEHLLHADTLNTLKNRLITTENGSTQRGHTQRGQAPQNTQRGQALQSSLASLERGQAPQNDFSQSLNHGQACQIDFKQSFKCQNSMSDSEDYYETIIFKDKIIPTRPNSWHDLFNGLIWLNFPKTKTLLNEWHVEDIQSHGLTPRTHRRNQITLFDECGVILAVSDPQICENLSNHQWQKVFIEDRHKWANYNSYLHHDLERLNNQDSHVKNNQDSHVKMPAAKAFVFGHANYEMLLNPFIGLTGKWLAIRVDNSFFEENYDRQLTILDSAIYDLLNRKHLLSNSRKLSPIPLLGIPGWHLANENEDFYMNQDYFRPARSK, encoded by the coding sequence ATGACAACACTTAACCCAACATCGCCTAGCGAATGCCAAGAATTGTGGACAGGCATTGCAAAAAGGCCGCCTTTTACTGAGCTTGAACAGCGTTATAGCTTAACTAAATTTGAGCACTTATTGCATGCAGACACGCTCAACACTTTAAAAAATAGGCTTATTACCACAGAGAATGGCTCTACCCAACGTGGACATACCCAACGTGGACAGGCACCGCAAAATACCCAACGTGGACAGGCACTTCAAAGCAGCCTAGCGTCTCTTGAACGTGGACAGGCACCGCAAAATGATTTCAGTCAGAGTTTGAATCATGGACAGGCATGTCAAATTGATTTTAAACAGTCTTTTAAATGTCAAAATTCCATGTCTGATTCGGAAGACTATTACGAAACCATCATTTTCAAAGACAAAATTATTCCTACCCGACCTAATTCTTGGCATGACTTATTTAATGGTTTGATTTGGCTTAATTTTCCTAAAACTAAAACACTTTTAAACGAGTGGCATGTTGAAGATATTCAATCCCATGGTTTAACACCGCGTACCCATCGACGAAACCAAATTACACTGTTTGATGAATGTGGCGTTATTTTGGCTGTCTCGGATCCACAAATATGTGAAAACCTGTCTAATCATCAATGGCAAAAGGTTTTTATTGAAGACAGACATAAGTGGGCAAATTATAACTCGTATTTACATCACGATTTGGAGCGGCTAAATAACCAGGACAGTCATGTTAAAAATAACCAAGACAGTCATGTTAAGATGCCGGCAGCTAAAGCGTTTGTTTTTGGACACGCAAATTATGAAATGCTTCTAAATCCTTTTATCGGGTTGACTGGGAAATGGTTAGCTATAAGAGTTGATAACAGTTTTTTCGAGGAAAATTATGATCGGCAGTTAACTATTTTAGATTCTGCTATTTATGACCTTTTAAATCGTAAACATTTGCTTTCAAACTCGAGAAAACTATCACCCATTCCGCTTTTAGGCATACCAGGTTGGCACTTAGCAAACGAGAACGAAGACTTCTACATGAATCAGGACTACTTCAGACCAGCTCGCTCAAAATAA
- a CDS encoding YIP1 family protein: protein MQPTNPFQASLQIFTKPNGVFEAANNNNNWSWIPFILVMSFVLLPIYLYYNFVDFEWYRDFIVNSTAGNLSPAEQNNIRAQIKPDFLVTGMLIVAFLFQVIINLILAAYLNLVAKTDDECINGFTDWYGFTWWVSLPSVIGFIAALISLTLAENNQISIGQLNPLALSYWLSLDEGSKWYGLANLIKPELFFSIYLIAVGLSRWTKFNSSKIYTIAIAPFAIIIVLWFFLLLMK from the coding sequence ATGCAACCCACTAATCCATTCCAAGCATCTCTACAAATATTCACAAAACCAAATGGAGTTTTTGAAGCTGCTAACAATAATAATAATTGGTCTTGGATACCTTTCATATTAGTTATGAGTTTTGTATTACTACCAATATATTTATATTACAATTTTGTTGATTTTGAATGGTATCGTGATTTTATCGTTAATAGTACAGCTGGTAATCTTAGTCCTGCCGAACAAAATAATATTCGAGCGCAAATCAAACCAGATTTTCTTGTTACTGGTATGCTTATCGTTGCTTTTTTATTCCAAGTAATCATCAATTTGATACTTGCTGCTTATCTCAATTTAGTCGCTAAAACAGATGATGAGTGTATTAATGGGTTTACAGATTGGTACGGTTTTACATGGTGGGTCTCGTTACCCTCGGTAATTGGTTTTATTGCGGCCTTAATCAGCCTGACTTTAGCTGAAAACAATCAAATTTCCATTGGCCAATTAAACCCTCTAGCTTTGTCGTATTGGTTAAGTTTAGACGAAGGATCAAAGTGGTATGGGTTAGCTAATTTAATAAAGCCTGAACTATTTTTTAGTATTTACCTGATAGCTGTGGGGCTTAGCCGCTGGACCAAATTTAACAGTTCGAAGATTTATACAATTGCAATTGCGCCTTTTGCAATAATAATAGTACTGTGGTTTTTCTTGTTATTAATGAAATAA
- a CDS encoding ATP-binding cassette domain-containing protein, whose product MIEIKSLAKKFEVENPKKLSEQEKKDPRLKGRYFHSVLDVTFKVNKGEVLGLLGPNGAGKTTTLRMLSTALQPNQGSVFINDVNVLEDPLVARQKIGFLSGSTGLYGRLTGRENIEYFGQLHGMHKQEIESRITELSDLLEMGTFLDRRSENFSTGMKQKTSIARAVVHNPEVVILDEPTTGLDIMATQTVLDFIRSLKNKDIPVIFSTHHLSEVEELCDRVTVIDKGISQFDGSLDEFRRQAIDGNLHDAFLATIQKGVS is encoded by the coding sequence ATGATAGAAATAAAGAGCTTAGCTAAAAAGTTTGAGGTTGAGAATCCCAAAAAACTTAGCGAGCAAGAAAAGAAAGATCCTCGCCTTAAAGGCCGGTACTTCCATTCTGTATTGGATGTGACGTTTAAAGTAAATAAGGGGGAGGTACTTGGTTTACTCGGCCCTAATGGGGCAGGTAAAACTACAACTTTAAGAATGCTATCTACGGCCCTGCAACCAAATCAGGGAAGTGTCTTTATAAACGACGTTAATGTATTAGAAGATCCCTTAGTTGCTCGTCAGAAAATTGGATTTCTATCAGGTTCCACAGGGTTATATGGTCGTTTGACTGGTCGTGAAAATATTGAGTATTTTGGACAGTTGCACGGTATGCATAAACAAGAAATCGAAAGTCGCATAACAGAATTATCAGACTTGTTAGAAATGGGAACTTTTTTGGATCGACGAAGTGAAAACTTTTCTACTGGAATGAAGCAAAAAACATCAATTGCCAGAGCTGTAGTCCATAATCCTGAAGTCGTTATATTGGATGAGCCAACTACAGGTCTAGACATAATGGCGACTCAAACTGTGCTGGATTTTATTCGTAGTTTGAAAAACAAAGATATCCCCGTCATTTTTTCGACTCACCATCTCAGTGAAGTGGAGGAGTTATGTGACAGAGTAACTGTTATTGATAAAGGGATAAGTCAGTTTGATGGCAGTCTTGATGAATTTAGGAGACAGGCAATAGATGGTAATTTACATGATGCTTTCTTAGCCACCATTCAAAAGGGAGTGTCATAA